A section of the Pleuronectes platessa chromosome 7, fPlePla1.1, whole genome shotgun sequence genome encodes:
- the LOC128444539 gene encoding rhombotin-1, protein MVLDKEESVSLVSLQSREKPRGCAGCNGKIRDRFMLQALDRYWHEDCLKCACCDCHLGRMGSTLYTRANLILCRRDYLRLFGVTGNCAACSKMIPAFEMVMRARDNVYHLDCFACQLCRQRFCVGDKFFLKNNMILCQLDYEGGHLNGSTERQPH, encoded by the exons ATGGTGCTGGACAAGGAGGAGA GTGTGTCTCTTGTGTCCCTCCAGTCCAGAGAGAAACCGAGAGGCTGTGCCGGCTGCAACGGCAAGATCCGAGACCGCTTCATGCTGCAGGCGCTGGACAGGTACTGGCATGAAGACTGTCTGAAGTGTGCCTGCTGTGACTGCCACCTGGGCCGCATGGGCTCCACCCTATACACCCGGGCCAACCTCATCCTCTGCCGCAGGGACTACCTGAG gctcTTCGGGGTGACGGGGAACTGTGCAGCCTGCAGTAAGATGATCCCTGCTTTTGAAATGGTGATGAGAGCCAGGGACAACGTCTACCATTTAGATTGCTTCGCCTGTCAGCTCTGCCGCCAGAG ATTTTGCGTGGGAGACAAGTTTTTCCTCAAGAACAACATGATCCTGTGCCAGCTGGACTATGAAGGAGGCCATCTTAATGGCAGCACTGAGAGGCAGCCTCACTAA
- the rerglb gene encoding RERG/RAS-like b — translation MNDIKLALLGSQGAGKSAVLVRFLTRRFIGEYASDTNSLYHKRLSIDGRQLNLEVFDPCSQSSEARCILEEPVDWADGFVVVYNINDRTSFIDAKDILRQIREDRVDHCKGEMEVPVCLVGNKQDLCHARQVLEDEGRGLAQENHCYFQEVSAAESYQDIANLFTQLIRQVMEHLKYRADRRRYSGSKSMAKLINNVFGKRRKSV, via the exons ATGAACGACATCAAGCTGGCCCTGCTGGGAAGCCAGGGGGCTGGGAAATCAG CTGTCCTTGTGCGCTTCCTGACCCGGCGCTTCATCGGCGAATATGCCTCGGACACCA ATTCCCTGTACCATAAGAGGCTCTCCATTGATGGCAGGCAGCTGAACCTGGAAGTCTTTGACCCCTGCTCTCAG AGCTCGGAGGCCAGGTGTATTCTGGAGGAGCCGGTGGACTGGGCAGACGGCTTTGTGGTGGTCTACAACATCAATGATCGCACTTCCTTCATCGACGCCAAGGACATCCTGCGGCAGATTCGGGAAGATAGAGTCGACCACTGCAAGGG GGAGATGGAGGTTCCTGTGTGTCTGGTGGGTAACAAGCAGGACCTGTGCCACGCCAGGCAGGTACTTGAGGACGAGGGCCGCGGCCTGGCGCAGGAGAACCACTGTTACTTCCAGGAGGTGTCGGCGGCCGAGAGCTACCAGGACATCGCCAACCTCTTCACACAGCTCATCCGACAGGTGATGGAGCACCTGAAGTACAGAGCGGACCGGCGACGTTACAGCGGCTCCAAGTCTATGGCCAAACTCATCAACAACGTGTTTGGCAAGAGGAGGAAGTCGGTGTGA